The genomic window CGAGTTCAAACCTGAAAGAAAGTGCATATTCCTGTAAAAACGGATAGTAATGCCTATCATTTATAGTCAATCTTCAAGTTTGTTTTTCTTTTTATAAGACTTTCCTTTAAGCTCAATTCTAAAAGAATTGTAAACAAGACGATCCAGAATAGCATCATCTACTATAGTAGGTCTACCAATTATGTCGTGCCATGATCAAACAGTCATCTGTGATACAATGATAATAGGTTTTCTTTTATGCCTATCTTCAATAATTTCAAGTAAAGCCATACGACTTACTAAACCCAATTTTTCTAGTAGATCGGCGACAATTTTGATACAGTTTTTTTTAGATGGAATTAGCTCTTGATAATATTTAAACCGGACAGCAATGATTTTATTTATAAGAGGCAAACATGAGATCAAGATACTTACCATTACTTCTAACTTATATGCTGACCTCGCCTCTTCTATCTTCATTAGAATTTTCGCTAGATTCCTATTCTCTCTTATTAAAGGAGGAGGCAGCTTAAGTCAGCTGCTTCCATTATTGACAGTACAAGTAAATCACTAAGGGATTGGTGATATATACTTCTCGTCTTGACAACGTTCCTTTAGTTCTGCTTTAGCATAATCAACCAATTTGTGATTTTCAATCAAAGATATACCAGTCATGGCAAGAACTTTAGCAGCATAGATAATACCCTTATGTGCCAAAGTACTTTTTCCTTGTGCAACCACCTGCCAAGTATGTTCCATGGAATTAGCAATCCATGTCAAACCAGCAATCTGACCAGTAGGACAAATCCAAGATACATCACCCACATCTGTAGAATAAGCCTGACAAATATTATTTGGTGTAAAGGGAATAATGAAATCATTAACGGGCAATCCATACTTCTCCCGGATCCAAGCCTTATCTTTGGAATCAGCCCGTTCGACAACGCCCTCTAATGAATTGACCATTTCTTTCATGGACTTCTGCCATTGTATTCCTTCATTCAACTCTTGTTCTGTAATTTCTCCAAAAGGAATTTGCTGCATTTTCTCAAATAGTAATTGTCCTAAAAAGTCATTTGGAATGATGTTAGAAGTCGCTTTAACAAATACTTTTTCACACAGAGTTTCTGTCATAAGTGCAGCACCGTCGGCTATCTTATCCAATCGCTTTTTTATGTCCCGAACATCTTTTAGCTTTGGTGCTCGAATTAGATACAGTACTTCTGCATAAGGTTGAACAATCCCGGGCATGTTCCCACCACTATCTGTAATCGCATAATGAATACGCGCATTGGATACAACATGTTCTCGTAAATAATTACAGCCAACATTCATTAGTTCAACGGCATCCAAGGCACTTCTTCCAAGATGCGGAACTGCTGCAGCATGTGCACTGGTTCCGTAAAATTTATATAGAATCTGCATATTGGCCAGAGACGTTCCACTGGATACTGCATTATAATCTGATGGATGCCATGACAATGCTATATCCACATCATCGAAAACACCATCTTTAACCATAAACGTCTTCCCTGCACCCCCTTCCTCTGCGGGACAGCCAAAAAAGACGACGGTTCCTGAGTTTGGATTATTCTCAAGGAATTTTTTAATTCCTAAGGCAGCAAGTAATGATCCCGAACCTAGAAGATTATGACCACAACCATGACCATTTTCCATGGTCGGATCCTTTTTTTTCTCAAAGCTTCCAGCTAATTGACTCATACCTGCCAATGCATCATATTCACCTAATATACCAATAACTGGGTAACCACTTCCGTAAGTCCCCTTGAAAGCCGTCGAAATATTTGCAAGATTCTGCTCAACTATAAATCCATTTTCTTCCAATATGGGACAGATCTGTTCGACGGCATAATTTTCCTGATATTTTAATTCAGGAAAATCCCATAACTGGTCACTCAACTTAAAGATATCCGCACTTTGCTCTTCTAACCAATCAAGTATTGATTTTTTATCCATCATGTCTTCTTAGTCTAGGTCCCGAACAGAGATTACAGAATTACTCTGAAAATAATTAATGCTGTCAAATACAGCTTCCGCATCTTCCACCGAACTATGAGTACCGCATGCTTCTCTAACAACATGAATATGATAGTCCATCTGATGAGCTTCGACCGCTGTATAGTGGACACAAATATCAGTCATACCACCACAGATAAACAAATGCTCTGTTTGAAGTCCACGTAACAAAATCTCAAGATCCGTACCAAAAAACGCACTATAACGACGTTTTTGTATAACATATTCCCCATCAATCGGTGCTGTTGGTTCCCAGAAAAAGCTATCCTTTTCCAAACAGTGGATATTTTCGGAGCCATCCAATTCCCGACCAAAATCCACTAAATCATCACGATGCAATTCTATAACATGTATAATAGGAACGTTTCCCTTTTCTCGGAAATATTCTGTAACTTTCTTCACATTTTCATGATAAAAATCTCTGGATTTTCTTTGGTCATCGCTTTTGTATATTTCAGGAGGATTTTTGGAATCCTGCACATCAACAAGTAATAGAGCACTATTTTCTGGTATTTGCATCGATAACTTCCCCTTCCAAAATATCTGCCGTTGTAATGTTCGAATCACGCTGTAGATACTTCATATTTTTAAGTGAATAATTATGAGCTTTCCATGTTGATCCAGTCACACAATCAGAAACAACATAAAAATGATAATCATACTGATGGGCATCAACAGCTGTAAAATGAACACATACATCTGTTAATCCGCCAATAAGATATAGATATTCTGCTTTCAAACCTCTTAAAAGAATATCTAAATCTGTTCCGATAAAGGCACTGTAACGTCGTTTTGATACAAGATAATCCTTGCCTTCGGGCTTTGTCAGAGGATGGTATTCAACCGATCTTGTGCCCTCCAGACAATGCAGTCCCTCTGTTCCATCTAGTTCACGACCAAAATCCACATGATCTGCACGATGGACCTCTCTTATCTGAATTACTGGTAAATCATGCTCCCTAAAAAAGCTTATGATTTTAGGTGCATTTTGATAGGTAGAGCTGCCTTCCATTACAGGAATATCATCTTCATCATTTCCGTCCTGCAAATCAATAACCAATAAGGCACTGCCTTTTAATATATTCATAAAGTTATCCTTCTTTCCTAAAGTTGCTGAGCCCATTTCATGGTTCTGGACCTATATATGCCCAAGGGCAATTTGTACAATTCAACGATGACGAAAACGAGATAAACAACAATCAACGGAAGATGTAGAACCTCTCCGAAAATAAACGTCAATGGTAATCCAATGAGCCAAATTCCTCCCACATCCATCAACAATACAAATTTAACATCGCCACCACTTCTTAATAGCCCCTCGACATTCATTGAATTAAAACAATGTATAATTACAAAACAGCTCATAGCTAGCAGACACTGGCTTAAGTATTCACCTGTCAGCGTTCCTTTAAGCTGATACAGTTCCAAAATTGATCCTCTAAGGAAAAACAAAACTATTGACACGACTCCACCCACCATAAGAGCTAGTTTATGAAAACGGCCCGCAAGCAATGCCAATTCGTCCTTATTCCCTTTTCCTATTTCATTACCTAAAATAACAGCTCCAGCTCCAGAAAGACTAAGAGCAAAAGTCTGTTCCAATGTTTGTATCGTGTTCATGATACTCATGGCAGCTAACTGTGCCGTGCCCATTCTCCCATAAATCACAAAATACAAGGTGGTCCCGATTCCCCAGAACATTTCGTTTCCGGCTAAGGGAACCGCTTTGTACAGAAATTTTTTAAAGTCCAACTTTGTGTATTTGAACATAGTTGGTAGTTTTTCCATAATCGGATTTCGACTCGCTTTCAAATATATAAGCAATACCATCAATTCTGCGGCTCTAGTTAAAACCGTGGCCAGAGCCGCACCTGTAACACCTAACGCCGGCATTGATAAATGACCAAAAATAAAAATATAGGATATTACCGTTGTAACGATGACAGAAAGAACGGACGTAATCATTACTATTTGAACTTTGGTAATGCCCCTTAGCATATAATTAATGGGGTAAATGAAACTCAATAATAAATATGATAAGGATACAGTTTTCAAATATGCTACACCATTCTCAATAACCTTCTGATCATCGCTAAAGAGGGATAGACACTGTCTTGGAAACAACCACGTAGCCAATGTGACGATCACACCGAGTGCGACCGTAATACTCAAAGTCATACCCATTGTTCTTCTGAGACCGTCAATGTCATTTTTCCCTTTAAATTGGGATACAAACATCACACAAGCACAGCTAGTTCCATATAAAACAAGGAAATAAATGGAATAGATTTTATTTGCAACCCCAACAGCTGCCACTTCTGTTACACCAAGTCGGCTGACCATTGCCTGGCCTATAAAATTAACACTTGCTAAGAGCAAAGATTGTATCATCAAGGGAAGAACAGTTCTGAATGTCATTTTGTAAAATGCCTTGCTATCCATTTTGTTCTTCCTCTCAATAACAGCAACTTTGCTCTTATTACATTTTGTTGCCTGCATTTAATTTCACTTCAGACCATACTTCATCATAAATCAAGGAAGCATCACCAATTCTTGACATATATTTTGCTGTTTTATATACACCTTCCTCAGGATAAGAGATATCAAGCAGATCTTGAGAAATTCCTGATTTCAATGCCATATCTTCAACTTCAAGGTTTGTATATCCATAACCCCAGTTTGTATCCTCGCCTTTTCTTGTCAGGTACTCAGTGCTGATAACTGCATTGATAAATGCATAAGCTCCATCCATGTTAGCGTCTTTAGGAATGACAAAACTATCAATGAAACGATGTTCCCCCTCAGTTGGATTGATGAACGCCCAGTTGTCCATTTCTTTTGCTGCTTTATATTCATCACCAGTTGCTGTAACAAGAACATTGACTTCACCGCTTAACAATAATTTGTATCCTGAATAGGTAAAGGTCTTGATATTCGGTACCAACTCAGATAGCTTCTCACCGGCAGCACGAATTTCATCTTCCTTGGTGGCATTAAAGTCATTTCCATTTACAAGGTTTGCAATGGAAAGAGCCATTCTTGCATCAGCTGTGTAGGCAATTTGATTTTTCAATTCCTCATTCCAAAGATCTGCATAGCTGTTGATTTCAGTTTTAATCACATCACGATTAACTAATATCCCGATACCACCACCTGAATAAGGGACAGACCATTTATCGTCTGGATCATAGGTAGGACTTAGATATCCGGTGCCGATTTTTGAATAATTATCCAATTTTGATGTATCGATTTCTTCAAGCTCGTCCTGTGCCACTAATGCTTCGATAATGTAGTCTGAACTCATGGCCACATCATATTGGGTGCTGTTTGACATAACTTTTGTTTCCATTTCTTCAAGACTTGAAAAGGGAGTATAATTAATTGTATACCCTGTCAGTTCTTCCAATTTTTCAATCGCACTGTCGTCAAATCCGGACCAAGCTAAAAGATTCAGCTCTTTTGAACTCTCAGACGCTGTATTTTCTGCTGTCTGAGAGCTATTTGCTTTTTTACCTTCACAGGCGGTAATACTTATTATCAGCGTTACTATAATCACTGAACTCATTAACTTCTTCATCCTATTAACCTCGCTCTCTAAATATTTATCTTGATGGAAAAACTTCCTTCAAATTTCATCAGTAATCTTTCTTGCTTCTTCGCTGTAAGAGCTGTGCTGCTATTCCAAGACATACGGTTGAAACAATCATTAAGCTACTCAACGCATTTAGTGTTGGCTTGATTCCCATCTTCATCTGGCCAAAAATGTACATGGAAAGGGTACCGTCTTTCGGACCTGCCACAAAAAAGGTTGTCAATACATCTTCTAAGGAAAATGTAAAAGCCAATAATCCTCCTGATAACATGGCAGGCATAATGATAGGTAACATTACCTTCGTAATCACTTGAAACTGGTTACACCCAAGATCATAAGCCGCTTCCTCTATAGATTTATCAAACCCGTATAAAGCAACTTTCGTTGTATTAAACGTAACGGGGGTACAAAACGTTACATGGGCAATGATAATGGTCACCTTACTAAGGGGAATCCCGAAAATATCATAAAGTGCCAACATGGATACCCCAAGGAGCATGGCCGGTACAATGGTTGGCAAGAAAAGGAAAGAATCCAAATATTTCTTAAATCTAAAATTATGTTTATAAAATCCAATGGCTCCGAAAGCTCCTAGTAATACAGATATAAACGTACTTACAAAGGAAACTATCATCGTATTTTTAAACGCCCTAAACACATCACTCTGGGTCAACAGCTCTTGGTACCACCTCAAAGTAAATCCGCTCCATCCGATATCTAGTTCCGAATTATTAAAGGAATAAACAACCATTGTCACAATTGGTATGTAAAGAAGAGCTAGAAAGCAAACCACATAAAAAATAGAAATCAGCTTATTTCCCTTCATTAGTTTTCCTCCTGTCTTACACTAGACACTTTGTTATCCAACAGAATGATCAGTGAGCTAAACAACATAATGGCTACTGCCAATGCTGATCCAAAAGGCCAGTTTTTTGATATGGAAAATTGATTTGAAATAACATTTCCAATAATCATCATTTTTCCTCCGCCAAGGGCATCGGGAACATAAAAGTTAAACATAGAAGGGACAAAAACCAGGACAACACCACCCATAATCCCAGGCAGACTTAAAGGGAAAATTACCTGTGTAAAAAGCTGAAAAGAAGAGGCTCCAAGATCTCTTCCAGCTTCTAATATGGACGAGTCAATCTTTTGAAGACTTGAATACAAGGGCATAACCATTAGGGGGAGCAAACTGTAAATCAATCCAAAATAGACCGCAAATGGTGTGTACAAAATTTGCAAAGGCTCTGTAATCAATCCTATGTGCATTAGAAGACTGTTGATGACTCCATTTGCCGATGAAACATTCATTATTGCGTATATCCGTAGTAATCCGTTTGTCCAAAATGGGATAATAATGCCCATCAACATAAATTGTTGAATTTTTTTACCGGCTCTAGCAGCAATATAGGCATAAGGATAAGCAATCAATATAACAAGAAAGGTGACAACAAAAGCCATCAATATGGTTCTGTAAATAACCGTCATATACACCGGACGAATGAGTGTCTGATACGCTTTCAGGGTAAAATCATACACAATATTTCCAAATTCATTTCTGGATGAAAAGCTAACAACAAGAATGTAGATAAAAGGAAACAGGAAGAAGATTGTTGTCCACAATCCCATGGGACCAATTGTAAGAAGCATTGAGCCTAGGGATTGTTTTTTATTTTTTTCATTTTCCTTCATCCATTCACCCCACTTTCATCATGTACGAAGATACAATGGGCTTTCTTCCAGCATATTTTTATTTGAGCTTTATCAAGAGGTCTTTGGTTATCGTGGGTAAAACAATTTAATTTAATTGGGACATTATCTTTGGTATGAAACATATGTCTTAGGATATTACCGACGTAAATTGATTCATCATAAATAACGTCCAAAACATTGTAGTTTTCAAGATTATCAATATTAGATGCAAAGCGTAAATTTTCCGGTCTAATGGATACATAAACCTCAGACCCAACTAAATAACGTTTTTTCATATTGGAAGCAATTTTCACCCCGTTAAAATCTACAACGGAATAGTTTTCATTATTCTCTAGAACAGTACCTTTCAGTAGATTAGTTTCCCCTATAAAGTCCGCTGCGAATTTCGTTCTTGGCTTTTCATAGATGTCAACAACATTACCAATTTGCTCTATATTGCCTTTATTCATAATGGCAATCCTGTCAGAGATAGTTAAAGCCTCTTCCTGATCATGGGTAACATAAACAAAAGTGATTCTCAGCTCTTTTTGCAGATGTTTGAGTTCTAACTGCATGTCCTTGCGAAGTTTTAAATCAAGAGCACCAAGGGGTTCATCTAACAATAGAACTTTTGGTTCATTAACCAGTGATCTGGCAATCGCTACTCTTTGTTTTTGACCACCACTTAACTTTGAAGGCTTTTTGTTGACATGCTCTTCGAGTTTAATCATCTGAATCATTCGATCAACTTTTTTTGCTATTACATCTTTTGGTAATTTTTTTTGTTTAAGTCCAAATGCGATGTTTTCACGAATTGTCAAATGGGGAAAAAGTGCATAATTTTGAAATACCGTATTAACATCTCTATGATTTGGAGGTAGTGTCTCACAGTTTTTACCGTCAATGATAATTTCTCCTAGACTTGGATCTTCGAACCCTGCAAGCATACGAAGTGTTGTTGTCTTTCCGCATCCGGATGGTCCAAGAAGGGTAAGAAATTCTCCTTCTTTTACCGTAAGGCTAATGTTATTAACCGCTGTCATATCACCAAACATCTTCGTTACTCTAAGTAATTCAATCATGTTATTCTCTTCCATTTCCATACCCCCTTTAACCAGTATTAACCATACAAAATGTCTTTGTATAGACACTCTGTCATATAGAAACTAGCTGCTTCTCTCTATACGAAAAAAGAAGAATAATTCCATAGCTCAGGCCATATTGAATAAATAATCAACTAATTTAAGCTACACTTAATCTTTTATACATCTTTGTGTTACACAAATGTCAACACTTATTTTTTGTTTTTTTAGACAGGTTTAAGTCTCTAGATTTGGTAAGCTTTACACTTAAATAAAGAAAGGCATGAGTAATGTAATAGGAAATGTAACTAGAAATAATGACTAGGATTGTCCAGAAGATTCTGACAATGTACGAATAGGGACTTGATAAAGAAAACATCTTTCTTTCTCAATGCTCGTTATGGAAATGTCAATAATATTGATTTCAATGATATCACCGATAATTTCATACTCTTCTTTTTTAAGCCAATCCCTGATATATCGGTAGGCATCACAATTATATTGGAATGATCCATGACCTAAACCACATAAGTAATCACCTTCTGGTATTTCATAAATATTATTGATATGCCTTTTGCACTTTTCAACAGGTAAATAAGGCATTCGGCTAAATCTTGCCCTCTTTGGATCAAAAAAAGAGTCTTTACTTATCATTCCACATACCAAATCACTAGCAAACAGAGGAGCAGTATCTTTCAAATACTGCTCCAAATTCATGACATTGAATAGATAGGGATCCCGCCCCTCTGTATATTCCCCTAAAGTAACCACTAAGCGTTTCTTCAAATGTCTCACCTGTGCTTCATTGACTTCCACGGGATGATTGATCTTATCGATA from Spirochaeta cellobiosiphila DSM 17781 includes these protein-coding regions:
- a CDS encoding ATP-binding protein; translation: MIGRPTIVDDAILDRLVYNSFRIELKGKSYKKKNKLED
- a CDS encoding amidohydrolase codes for the protein MDKKSILDWLEEQSADIFKLSDQLWDFPELKYQENYAVEQICPILEENGFIVEQNLANISTAFKGTYGSGYPVIGILGEYDALAGMSQLAGSFEKKKDPTMENGHGCGHNLLGSGSLLAALGIKKFLENNPNSGTVVFFGCPAEEGGAGKTFMVKDGVFDDVDIALSWHPSDYNAVSSGTSLANMQILYKFYGTSAHAAAVPHLGRSALDAVELMNVGCNYLREHVVSNARIHYAITDSGGNMPGIVQPYAEVLYLIRAPKLKDVRDIKKRLDKIADGAALMTETLCEKVFVKATSNIIPNDFLGQLLFEKMQQIPFGEITEQELNEGIQWQKSMKEMVNSLEGVVERADSKDKAWIREKYGLPVNDFIIPFTPNNICQAYSTDVGDVSWICPTGQIAGLTWIANSMEHTWQVVAQGKSTLAHKGIIYAAKVLAMTGISLIENHKLVDYAKAELKERCQDEKYISPIP
- a CDS encoding cysteine hydrolase family protein; the encoded protein is MQIPENSALLLVDVQDSKNPPEIYKSDDQRKSRDFYHENVKKVTEYFREKGNVPIIHVIELHRDDLVDFGRELDGSENIHCLEKDSFFWEPTAPIDGEYVIQKRRYSAFFGTDLEILLRGLQTEHLFICGGMTDICVHYTAVEAHQMDYHIHVVREACGTHSSVEDAEAVFDSINYFQSNSVISVRDLD
- a CDS encoding cysteine hydrolase family protein → MNILKGSALLVIDLQDGNDEDDIPVMEGSSTYQNAPKIISFFREHDLPVIQIREVHRADHVDFGRELDGTEGLHCLEGTRSVEYHPLTKPEGKDYLVSKRRYSAFIGTDLDILLRGLKAEYLYLIGGLTDVCVHFTAVDAHQYDYHFYVVSDCVTGSTWKAHNYSLKNMKYLQRDSNITTADILEGEVIDANTRK
- a CDS encoding MATE family efflux transporter codes for the protein MDSKAFYKMTFRTVLPLMIQSLLLASVNFIGQAMVSRLGVTEVAAVGVANKIYSIYFLVLYGTSCACVMFVSQFKGKNDIDGLRRTMGMTLSITVALGVIVTLATWLFPRQCLSLFSDDQKVIENGVAYLKTVSLSYLLLSFIYPINYMLRGITKVQIVMITSVLSVIVTTVISYIFIFGHLSMPALGVTGAALATVLTRAAELMVLLIYLKASRNPIMEKLPTMFKYTKLDFKKFLYKAVPLAGNEMFWGIGTTLYFVIYGRMGTAQLAAMSIMNTIQTLEQTFALSLSGAGAVILGNEIGKGNKDELALLAGRFHKLALMVGGVVSIVLFFLRGSILELYQLKGTLTGEYLSQCLLAMSCFVIIHCFNSMNVEGLLRSGGDVKFVLLMDVGGIWLIGLPLTFIFGEVLHLPLIVVYLVFVIVELYKLPLGIYRSRTMKWAQQL
- a CDS encoding ABC transporter substrate-binding protein, whose protein sequence is MKKLMSSVIIVTLIISITACEGKKANSSQTAENTASESSKELNLLAWSGFDDSAIEKLEELTGYTINYTPFSSLEEMETKVMSNSTQYDVAMSSDYIIEALVAQDELEEIDTSKLDNYSKIGTGYLSPTYDPDDKWSVPYSGGGIGILVNRDVIKTEINSYADLWNEELKNQIAYTADARMALSIANLVNGNDFNATKEDEIRAAGEKLSELVPNIKTFTYSGYKLLLSGEVNVLVTATGDEYKAAKEMDNWAFINPTEGEHRFIDSFVIPKDANMDGAYAFINAVISTEYLTRKGEDTNWGYGYTNLEVEDMALKSGISQDLLDISYPEEGVYKTAKYMSRIGDASLIYDEVWSEVKLNAGNKM
- a CDS encoding ABC transporter permease, which gives rise to MKGNKLISIFYVVCFLALLYIPIVTMVVYSFNNSELDIGWSGFTLRWYQELLTQSDVFRAFKNTMIVSFVSTFISVLLGAFGAIGFYKHNFRFKKYLDSFLFLPTIVPAMLLGVSMLALYDIFGIPLSKVTIIIAHVTFCTPVTFNTTKVALYGFDKSIEEAAYDLGCNQFQVITKVMLPIIMPAMLSGGLLAFTFSLEDVLTTFFVAGPKDGTLSMYIFGQMKMGIKPTLNALSSLMIVSTVCLGIAAQLLQRRSKKDY
- a CDS encoding ABC transporter permease, which encodes MKENEKNKKQSLGSMLLTIGPMGLWTTIFFLFPFIYILVVSFSSRNEFGNIVYDFTLKAYQTLIRPVYMTVIYRTILMAFVVTFLVILIAYPYAYIAARAGKKIQQFMLMGIIIPFWTNGLLRIYAIMNVSSANGVINSLLMHIGLITEPLQILYTPFAVYFGLIYSLLPLMVMPLYSSLQKIDSSILEAGRDLGASSFQLFTQVIFPLSLPGIMGGVVLVFVPSMFNFYVPDALGGGKMMIIGNVISNQFSISKNWPFGSALAVAIMLFSSLIILLDNKVSSVRQEEN
- a CDS encoding ABC transporter ATP-binding protein, whose product is MEENNMIELLRVTKMFGDMTAVNNISLTVKEGEFLTLLGPSGCGKTTTLRMLAGFEDPSLGEIIIDGKNCETLPPNHRDVNTVFQNYALFPHLTIRENIAFGLKQKKLPKDVIAKKVDRMIQMIKLEEHVNKKPSKLSGGQKQRVAIARSLVNEPKVLLLDEPLGALDLKLRKDMQLELKHLQKELRITFVYVTHDQEEALTISDRIAIMNKGNIEQIGNVVDIYEKPRTKFAADFIGETNLLKGTVLENNENYSVVDFNGVKIASNMKKRYLVGSEVYVSIRPENLRFASNIDNLENYNVLDVIYDESIYVGNILRHMFHTKDNVPIKLNCFTHDNQRPLDKAQIKICWKKAHCIFVHDESGVNG
- a CDS encoding MerR family transcriptional regulator encodes the protein MKNNRISITELSKIKGITTETLRHYDRIGLLKAKLVDPKTNYRYYSCSQCEEIGTILELRNLGMSLPEIKEYMENRDLKRSYQLLTEKENELKKEIREKKRLLKTIQEKLEYIDKINHPVEVNEAQVRHLKKRLVVTLGEYTEGRDPYLFNVMNLEQYLKDTAPLFASDLVCGMISKDSFFDPKRARFSRMPYLPVEKCKRHINNIYEIPEGDYLCGLGHGSFQYNCDAYRYIRDWLKKEEYEIIGDIIEINIIDISITSIEKERCFLYQVPIRTLSESSGQS